The following proteins come from a genomic window of Miscanthus floridulus cultivar M001 chromosome 2, ASM1932011v1, whole genome shotgun sequence:
- the LOC136517297 gene encoding CASP-like protein 5C1: MDNGDRSGAGAGAVGSAGSLGLRVGQAVFSSASLLLMSVGVEFFSYTAFCFLVTIMGLVIPWSCTLAMIDVYSVLVGCPLRVPGVMVIIVVGDCALSIVSFAAACSSAAVIDLLLQFHGSHCSPSFCGRYQLSAMMAFLSWFLMAASAIFNLWFIASRW, encoded by the exons ATGGATAACGGAGACAGGTCGGGGGCTGGCGCGGGCGCCGTCGGCAGCGCCGGGAGCCTCGGCCTCCGCGTCGGCCAGGCGGTCTTCTCGTCGGCGTCGCTGCTGTTGATGTCAGTTGGTGTCGAGTTCTTCAGCTACACCGCCTTCTG CTTCCTGGTGACAATCATGGGCCTGGTCATCCCGTGGAGCTGCACGCTGGCCATGATCGACGTGTACTCCGTGTTGGTGGGATGCCCTCTGCGCGTGCCGGGCGTCATGGTCATCATCGTGGTAGGAGACTGC GCGCTGTCGATCGTCTCGTTTGCCGCCGCGTGTTCGAGCGCCGCGGTGATCgacctcctcctccagttccACGGATCCCACTGCTCCCCGAGCTTCTGCGGGAGGTACCAGCTGTCTGCCATGATGGCGTTCTTGTCCTGGTTCCTCATGGCCGCTTCTGCTATCTTCAACCTCTGGTTCATCGCCTCACGGTGGTAG